The Hymenobacter sp. DG01 sequence ATCGGCCTTTAGATAGTATATTAGCTGCCATTCCTGCCGTGCTTATTTCTTTGATCTGTGACTTCAATTTCCCTGCGGATGTATGCCTCCTGGCCCGACGCGGCGTTGCTCGATGCGATGCGCACGGATGAGGAAGGCGCGTTCGGGGAATTGTACAAGCGCTATTGCTACCGCCTGTTCACGGTGGCTTATCAAAAGCTCAAAAGCCGTGAGGTAGCCGAGGAACTGGTGCAGGACCTGTTCGCTGACCTGTGGAGCCGCCGCGCTACCCACCAGGTTCAGCAGGTGGAATATTACCTGTTTGCGGCCTTGCGCTACCGCATCATTAACTATATCAAGGCTCAGAAAGTCAGGAGCGGCTACGAGCTGTACTGCCGCCTTGCCCCCACGGAGGCCAGCACCGAAACGGAAGAAACCCTGGCTGCGCAGGACTTAAGTGCGGCGCTGCTGGCCGGCGTGCGGAATCTGCCCGAAAAGTCACGCGAAATCTTTCAGCTCAGCCGGCTGGAGCATTACTCCGTGCCGGAAATATCGGTGCGGGTAAACCTGTCGGAGAAATCGGTGGAGTATCACCTGACCAAATCCTTGAAGCTGCTACGGAGCTACCTGCGCGATTTTCTGGTGGCGGCCCTGCCGCTGTTACTGCTACAGCTATATAAGTAGCGCCCGCCTGCGGTGTGGTGTAGATGGCGGGGTAGGGAATATTTTTTATAAAAAGTTTGCGGTGGGTTTAGGGCTGCGGGCCGGTTGGCTGACTTGTTAGATAGAAGCCTCCCTAACTTTTGCCTCCCGTGACGGAATCCGAGTTCCATCTGCTACTTCAGCGCTACCTCGACGGGCAGTGCACACCCGCTGAGCAAGCGGTGGTGGAACAGTGGTATAACCGTTTGGAAGAAGCGGAGGGGGTAGCCCTACCCACCCAAAACCAGGAAGCTGTGGAAGATGCCATCTGGCAGCGGCTCCCGCACCCGCTGGTGGCTCCCGCGCCCGTTGCGCCCCAGGTACGGCAGCACCCGGCATCTCAGCCGAGCTGGGTGTGGTGGGCGGCGGCCATGCTGGTGTTTGCCTTGGGCCTTGGCGCACTATTCACTTACGTGCACGGGCCTTTGGGGTCGCTGGTAGGGGTAGCACAGGAAAACTGGACGCGCCACCGCAACGCTACCCGCCACGAGCAGGAGCTGCAGCTGCCCGATGGTACCCGCGTGACGTTGCATCCTGGTAGTCAGCTGCGGTACGCTACCTCCCTGGCAGGGCCCAAGCGGGAAGTGTACCTGGAAGGGGAAGCCTTCTTCAAGGTCAGTAAGAATCCGGCCCGGCCTTTCCTGGTTTTCTCCAAGCAAGTGGTTACCACGGTGCTGGGTACCAGCTTCCGGGTGAAAGATTACGCTGATGGGGTGAAGGCCTCAGTAGCGGTAAGTGAAGGCAAAGTGTCGGTGCAGGCCCGCGAGAAAGCGGAGCTGGATGCTACCCCTGCCAAGCCCGCCGAAGCCGGCGTAATACTGCTACCCAACCAGCAGGTCGTGTATTCGGCTGCCACGCGCCAGCTGCGCAAAAAGCTGGTGGAAAAGCCCGTGGTATTGTCGGCGCAGACGCTGGAGTTTGATGCACGCCCGGTGCCGGAGGTACTCACGGCGCTGGAAAAGGCCTATGGAGTTACAATCGTGTATGATGAGCAGAAGCTGGCGGGCTGTACCGTAAGCATTGCTTTCTACGATGAGCCCCTACTGGAAAAGATAGGTCTGCTGTGCCAGTCGTTGGGGGCCTCCTATAGCTTATCCGATGCTCAGATTATCATTCACAGTTCCGGCTGCCAAGCGCGCCCCATTGAATAGAGTTACCTGGCGCGCTGATTAGCCGCCGTCCGTTCCCTACCCCAGCCTTGGGCTGAAACACACCTCCTGTGCAAGTTACTGCATTGCAGCTTGTTACGACGTTTTCCAAAACGTCGCCCGCTACTGTTTTCTCTTTAGTTCCCACCACATAGTGAAAATCAGTCATGAAAAACCTCGTCCACATCCCACCCCCTTTTTCGAACCCCGGCCAAAGCACTGATTTTGCAAGGCGTACTGGGCTGCCTGCTGACCAGCATGGCTACCGCCCGGCCCGTTTTCGTGCAAACGGTACTGGACCGCAAAATTACCCTGCAGGTAGAAGGTCAGACCATTAAAGAAGCTCTTAACCGCATTGCCAAGCAGGCCGACGTGCGGTTTGTGTACAGCCAGCAGCTGATTAAATCGGACCGCCGCGTGACCGTGCGCGCTACCGATGAGCCCCTGGCCACGGTACTCGACGAAGTGCTGGCTCCGCTGAAGCTGGAGTATGAAGTAAACAATGGCCGCGTGGTGTTACGGATTCCTGCGAAACCCACCTCCGCAAACGCTTCCAACACAAACGATTTCGTAGTAGCGGACGTCACCATTTCGGGGCGGGTAGTAGATGCCAAAGGAGCGGGGTTGCCGGGCGTAACGGTGGTAGTAAAAGGTACTACCATTGGCGCCAGCACGGGCTCCGACGGCGAGTTTACTTTGCAGGCTCCCGAAAACAGCGTGCTGATATTCAGCTTCGTGGGGTTCACGCGCCGCGAGGTGCCCGTAACCGGTGCTACCACCAATCTGTCGGTGACGCTGGTTGAGGATTCGCAGGCGCTAAGTGAGGTAGTGGTTATCGGCTACGGCACGGCCCGTAAAAGCGACCTGACGGGTGCCGTAGCTTCCGTAAGCGGCACCCAACTCACCCAGGTAGCCACCTCCGACCCCGTGCAGTCGTTGCAAGGCCGCGTGTCGGGCGTGGAAGTAACCTCGAACAGCGGGCAGCCGGGCTCCGGCACGCGCATCCGGGTGCGCGGCGTGGGCACTATCAACAACAGCGCCCCGCTGTACGTGGTGGACGGCATCCAGACCAGCGACATCGGCTTTTTGCTGCCCGCCGATATCGAGTCGACGGAGATTCTGAAGGATGCTTCGGCCACGGCCATCTATGGCTCGCGCGGCGCGAACGGGGTAGTGCTCATCACCACCAAACACGGCAAGGCCGGCGCTACGCAGTTCAACCTGTCGGGCTATACGGGCTTTCAGCAGATTCGGCGCACGCTGCCCCCTTACCACCGCCGCGCAGTACGCCACGCTTGTAACGGAGGCCTTCAACAATGCCAATAAGCCTCTACCCGACTATGCGCCGCAGCTGCAGGAGGCCATTGCTACCAACGCCAAAGGCGTTGACTACCAGGACTTAGTTACGCAGCGGGGCCTGATTACCAACTACAGCTTGTCGGCCTCCGGCGGCACCGAGCAGAACCGCTTCCTGGTAAGTGGCAGCTACTTCCAGCAAGATGGTATCATCAAGAACTCGGGCTTCAAGAAGTACGTGCTGCGGGTGAACGACGACATCGTGCTTACCAAGCGTATTAAGGCGGGTGTGGCAGCCACCTTTACCCACAACGACCAGACCGGCTCTGGCGACGGCCAGGGCGGCTCGCAGCCTTACCTGGTGCTGCAATACGCCCTGCAAACCAACCCGGTGCTCAACCCGTTCGGCCCCAACGGCACCTATAACGAGGACGTTATCACGCGCAATGCCCTGAACGTGCCGCGCTACCTCGACGAGCAGAAATACAATAAGGTTCAGAACAACAACCTGTTCAGCAGCAACTACCTTGATATTTCGCTGTTCAAGAACCTGTCGTTCCGCTCTACGTTTGGCATCAACTACTTCAACAACCACCCCAAACTATACCAGCCGCAGTACTACATCGGGCCGGTAGACCAGCGGGCTCAGAGCGCGCTCATCGAAACGCGCACGGAAAACGTTTCGTGGGTGTGGTCGAACTATGCCAACTACAACAAAACTTTCGCCGACAACAGCTCCTTTTCGGCTACGCTAGGCCAGGAGGCACAGCGCGGCTATGGCAACGGTATTTCCATCACGGCCTACAACGTGCCGGCTGCTACCTCGCTGCAATACGCTTCGGCCTCGCGTAGCACTGGCAACGTAGTGCGCAGCTCCCAGTACGACGGGGGCCTGATATCTTACTTTGGCCGGGCCAACTACAACTTCCGCGACAAATACCTCATCACGGGTACTCTGCGCTTCGACCAGACCTCGAAGTTCCTCGGGCCAGTGCGCACGGGCACGTTCCCGTCGGTGGGGGCCGCCTGGAATATCTCCAACGAAAACTTCCTGAAGAGCGCCAGCTACCTGTCGGTGCTGAAGCTGCGGGCCAGCTACGGCCAGGTGGGCAACCAGAACGCGGCCCCCAACTATGGCTATGCCTCGGTGGCGGCCAACAACCAAACCTACTCCTTCAACGGCGTGGCGGCTCCGGGCCTAGCCATCAGCCAGATCAACAACCCGGACCTGAAGTGGGAAACGGCCGTCACTACCGACGTGGGTATTGATGCCGAGCTGTTTAACAGCAAACTGAGCTTGACGGCCGACTACTACGAGCGGCGCACCCGCGACATGATTGCCCTGCTTCCGGTGCCCGATTACGTAGGTCAAGCACCCGCCAGCGCCAACGTGGGCGCTCTGCGCAACCGTGGCCTAGAGTTGGCCCTTAACTACCGCAACGCGGTGGGCAAGCTCCAGTACAACGTAGGCCTCAACTTCACCAAAATCAACAACGAAGTAACCAGCCTGGGCGGCGGCAACCCCATCTCCAGCGGCAACGTGCTGACGCAGATCGGTAACACCACCCGCACCGGCGTGGGCCGCGAAATAGCCTACTTCTACGGTTTGAAGGCCGATGGCGTGTTTCACAATCAGGGCGAGATTGACGCGTATAAAAACGCTGCCGGAGCCCTGGTGCAACCGGGCGCGCGGCCCGGCGACGTACGGTACCAGGACACCAACGGCGACGGCACAATTACGGCGGCCGACAATACCTACCTCGGCAGCGCTACCCCCGATTTCAGCTACGGCGCCTCTGTTAACCTGAACTACTCGGGCTTTGACTTCAAGATTCTGCTGTACGGGGTGCAGGGGGCCGAAGCCCTGAACGGCGCGGCCTTCAACCTGAACAAGTCGGCTGACTTTGTGGGCGTGTGGAGCAACTTCTACGCCAGCCGCATGGACCGCTGGACGCCCAGCAACCCCAACAGCAACCAGCCCCGCGTCACCTCCGACGATACCAACGGCAACGACCGCCTCAGCAGCCGCTACGTGGAAGACGCCAGCTACCTGCGCGCCCGCAACATGGAGCTGGGCTATACGCTGCCCCAGGCTTTCCTGAGCAAGATTCAGGTGAAGGGTGCCCGGGTGTTTGCTTCGGTTGATAACGTGTTTACCATCACCAAGTACACCGGCTACGACCCCGAAATTTCAACGGCGGCCTTCTACAACAACCCCCTGGCCTACGGCGTCGACTACGGCAACTATCCGCAGGCGCGCACCTATCGCCTGGGCTTCAATGTGCAGTTCTAATTAGCTTTTCCTACCCCCGCATATGAAATTCACCCGCGTTGCTTTGCTCGGCCTGCTCCTGACTACGGTCCTGGCTCCGGGCTGCCAGAGCTTTCTGGATAAGGAACCCCTGGGTACTACCACTCAGGATAATCTTTTCAAAGATCCCACCAACGCCGTACAAGCCATCAATGCCGTGTACGATGTGGCTGCCTGGGACCAGGGCCCCAAATGGGGCGACCCCAGTGGCGAATACGTGCCCCAGACCTACGAATGGATGTTTGGGGACTTAATGACCGATGATTCTGAAAAGGGTGGCAGCTCACCCAGCGACTTCCTTCCCCTGATTGAGCTCAAATCCTGGAATATTCCGCCCTCTAACGGGCCCGTCACCACGCTGTGGGTGCACAGCTTTACGGGTATTGCCCGCGCCAACACAGTCATCAACAACGTTGATGCGGGTACTATTGATGCAGCCCTAAAGGCACGTTTGAAGGGTGAAGCGCTCTTCCTGCGGGCGTATTTCTATTTCAACCTGGTGAAGGGCTTCGGGGGTGTGCCGCTGTTTGAGAAAACGCCTACCCCTACGGAAGCGCCCAACGTAACCCGCGCCACCATCGCCCAGACGTATGCATTCATTGAGAAGGATTTGAAGGAAGCCGCCACGCTGCTGCCGGAGAAAAGCGCCTACCCCGCCGCCGACCTGGGCCGCGCGACCAAAGGGGCGGCCATCGGCTACCTGGCCCGCGCCATTATGTACCAGCTGGGCACCGTAAATGGCAACAACCACACCTGGCAGGAGGTGTACGACCTGACGAGCACCATCATCAACTCAGGCCAGTACAGCCTGTTGGCCAACTACGCGGCCATTCACCAGGATATCGGCGAGAACAGCAGTGAGTCGTTGTTTGAAATTCAGTTCGGCTCCTCTAACGACACGTATGGTCCTATCTCGATAGGTACCACCAACAACATCTTCCAGAACAACCGCCGCACGTTTGGCTACGGTTTCAATAACCCCACCCAGAACTTGGTGGACGAGTTTGAGTCTAACGACCCGCGCCTCGAAGTCACGGTTATCAAGAACAACGACATCGTGCTGGGCGTCCTCAACCCCGTAGACCTCACGCAAAACGCTACGGGCTATTTTAACCGCAAGGCGGCCATTCTCGCCCCCAATGCTCCGGAATCGGGACCCCAGAACATTCGGAAGCTGCGCTATGCCGACATTCTGCTGATGAAGGCCGAAGCCGCTGCTCAACTCAACCGGTCGGCCGAAGCCGTGACTTTGGTTAATCAGGTACGGCAGCGGGCGCGCATGTCTACCCGGCCGCCCGGCACCCGGTTGGGTACCCTCTCCTACGATCCGGCCAACACCCCGGCCGGCACCCTGCCCGACCTGTCTCCTGGCCTTTCGGGGCAGGCGCTGCTGAATGCCATCTGGCACGAGCGTCGCGTGGAGTTTGGCGAGGAGTCGCTGCGCCTGTGGGACCTGATTCGGACGGGCCGCTACATGGCCACCCTGCTGCCCGATGTGCGCGGGCGGGCCATGTCGCACCTAGCTATGGAGTCTTCCGTAAACCCCTTCCCGCTGCTGCCCATCTCTCTGAACGACGCCCAAAGCTGGAAACTCCCCCAGAACCCCGGGTATTAAATTGCTTCTGTGCGGGCCCTGCGGTGGGTTTACTCATCGGATGGTGGTAGCACAGGTTAACGAAAAGGGTCGTTCCTGCGCAGGAACGACCCTTTTCGTTAACCTGTGTTAGTCGTGGCTACTAGCTATAATACCTGTGTACTCGTCGGAGTTGGTGTATATAGTGTTGCCGAATAGCTTCCAGTTGTGCAGTACGACTATCTGGTAGTGCAGCTGCTTTTCATCGGCGTTTACTGCTCCCGCTATTGGCTTCCATTCATGGCCTGCCAGCAGCCCGGAAACGGTAGCATACAGGCCGTATGCCTGGAAGGTAGAGTCCGTCCATTTGCCTTCTATGATAAGATTGAGCTTGTTATTCACGTTCATCGGAATAACCGCATGCGTACTCCAATTACCCAGCCCCTTGCGTGTAGGGTCAGGCGTGGCCAGGTTTTGAGCCTTCCCTGAAGCCTCGTCGCGGCCGCTTCTGAAAGCACTAAGGCTTAGCAGAAACAACAGGGCCAGGCCTACTCCTATTTCTCGTCGCAAGAGCTTGAAGACTCTTACCCACGCATACACAACCAGAACAAACAATAGAACATTCAGGGCGGTCCAGGCTAATGCTAACATATTGGTAAATAGTAAGTGAAACGCGCGGTAAGATGGGAAGAAGTAAGCCCTTCTCTCTATAGTTTTACATGAATAGCAATGAATTCTATTTCACAGGGTAGGGCAAGTCGCTCTAACTTCGTCGCACACGGTGCTGAATATGCTTGCAGAAAACCCTACCCCCTCCGGCACGGTTAATCCTGATAAATAGCGGAAACTAGTGCTCTGCAGTCTAATTGTATCAGAGTACCGGAAACAACAACGCCACCCCCGAAAATCAGAGGTGGCGGTTTGCATTAGAATTTGGTAGTACTTACACCGCCTGTGGTGCCAGGGCCCGCTGCACGGCCGGGGACACCACCTGCCCGAATAGCTCGGTGGAACGGAGCACTGCCTCGTGAGGCATGCCTTCTAGCATGAGCTGGCCAATGAAGCGGGTATTCTGGAACAGGCCGTGCAGGCGCACGAGCTTATCGGCTACCTGCTGGGGCGTGCCCACAAACAGCGGACCTTCCGGGCCGCAGAGGTAGTCGAACTGCTGACGCGACATCGGGCGCCAGCCCCGCTCCCGGCCAATGCGGTTCATGACCAGGGAGTAGGCCGGGAAAAACTCATCGGCCGCCTGTTTCGAGGTGTCGGCTATATGGAAATGACAGTTCAGGCAAAGCGGGAGGGTAGCGGGGTCGTGGCCGGCCTGTTGGGCCGAGCGACGGTAGAGGTCGGCGAAGGGTACGTACTGGTCCGGGGCGCCGCCCAGGATGGCAATGGTAAGCCCCAGGCCCAGGGAGCCGGCCCGCGCCGCGGAGGCCGGCGTGCCGCCCACGCCAATCCAAACAGGAATCCGGGGTTGTAAGGGACGCGGATATACGCCTTTGCCCGTAATGGCCGCCCGGTGCCGGCCCTGCCAGGTTACCACTTCCTGCTCATTGAGCTGCAGCAGCAGCCCCAGCTTCTCGGCGAACAGGGCATCGTAGTCATTCAGATCCTGCCCAAACAGCGGAAACGACTCAATAAACGACCCGCGGCCGGCAATAATTTCGGCCCGACCGTTGGAAATCAAATCGAGGGTAGCAAAATTCTGGAAGGTGCGCACCGGGTCGGTGGAGCTGAGCACCGTAACGGCGCTGGTGAGCCGTACCCGCTGGGTTACGGCCGCAATAGCCGCCAGCACCACTTCCGGCGCCGATACCACGTAGTCGGCGCGATGGTGTTCCCCGATGGATACCACATCGAGGCCGGCCTCATCGGCGCGGCGCCCCAGGGCTACCAGCTCCTGCAGGCGTCGGGCGGCTGCGGTGTCGCCGCCAGCTACGTGGGCGGGGGCTATTTCCCCGAAAGAGCTTATGCCGAGTTCCATAGGAAAGAGAAATCAGGTAGGTACATAGATTTATCAGCGTAAAGCCGCTACCCCGGGAAATGTTTTGCCTTGCGCCTGTATTCTGCTTTATGCCCCCGGAGCTTCAGCCAGAAACGTGGTACCAGTAAGCTCTTCGCTGCACTGCCAGAGCCGGCGGGCATTTTCGAGTGTATTGAAGCCCGATTTCACGGCTTCGGGCCGTTTCTTTACAAAATATCCGCCACTGATGTCGGCCACTTCCGGAGCCGTAGCCAAGTAAATGCTGGTCTGAGCGCCTTCCTCCGCCGACGTCATGAACGGAGCAGCCGCTTTGTAGAAGGCCCGCGTGAGCCACGTTGAGCCGCTCCCGAAACTGCTGGCCACCACGCCCGGGTGCAGGCTGTTGGTAGTCACGTTGCGGATGCCTTGCTGCCGCAGCCGTCGGGCCAGCTCCTGCGTGAACATAATGTTGTAGAGCTTGGAGTTGGCGTAGGCCCGCATGGGCGAATACTTGCCGGCTACTTCCAGCGTTTCAAAATCGGGCTTGGCAAACATGTAGGCCATAGAGGCCACGTTCACGATGCGGGCCGCCGGGCTCTGCCGCAGCTTCTCCAGCAGCAGGCTGGTGAGCAGAAACGGGCCCAGGTGGTTGGTCGCCAGCGTCAGCTCATGGCCTCCGTTCGATTCTTGCCTTTTATCTCCCAGCACCAGCCCGGCATTGTTCACCAGCACGTCGAGGTGACCGTAGCGCTGGCTGAACTCCTCGGCCGCCCGCCGCACCTGGGCCAGGTCCGACAGGTCGCAGAGCAGCACATCCACGCGGCGGCCGGGCCAGGCCAGCTGCTGAATTTCGTGGCGGGTGCGTGCGGCTTTGTCGGCGTTGCGGGCCAGCAGCACAACGTGGTAGCCCTGCTGGGCCAGGGCCCGGGCCGTAACGGTGCCGATGCCGGCCGTGGCCCCCGTTACCAGGGCCAGAAGAGACCGAGAAGTTGTCATGGGAAAGAAGAATGGTTGGCTGCCTATACGCAGGCCTCAGTGCGGAGTTAGAGCCAGTTACGCAATATCCGCTCCGCATTGGCGCACCCGCGGTGGGTAGGAGAGAGGTGCTTCGGCACCGTTTACTGTTCGGAGAAGACACACCGATTCCTGTGCCGCGCTAGCGCGTTACTTCCAGCCGAAGCGTTGCCGTGGCCCCGGTTGCAATGGTTAGCACGCGCAGAAAGTAGGTGCCGGCTGGCAGGTGCGTAACCGACAAGGCAAGTTGGGAGGCCAGGCAGGGGTAGGAACCCAGCATCGCTCCGGCCGCATTCCGCACCGGAATCATACGCTGATCAGCTGAGCCAGAATCCAGGGCGGGAGCCGATGAAAACGAATACACCAGGCCTGCTGCAGGCAAGCGCGGGCTACCCGCGCAAAACCCCCGATATTTGCCCGCGCTATGCCCCAGGTTCCGCTGTCCGTCGTCATCATCACCTTCAACGAAGAAGCCAACATTGCCCGCTGCCTCGAAGCCGCTCGTCCCATCGCCGATGAGCTGCTGGTAGTGGATAGCTTCTCTACGGATGGCACCGTGGAAATTTGCCAAAAGCTGGGCGCGCGGGTAATTCAGCATGCCTTTGCCGGCTACGTGGAGCAGAAAAACTACGCTACCCAACAGGCCCGTCACGACTACGTACTCCAACTCGATGCCGATGAAGTGCTGACTGAAGAGCTGCGCCAGAGCATTCAGGCGGCCCGGCAGAACTGGCAGGGGGCCGGCTACACCCTGGCCCGCCTCACCAACTACTGCGGCTCCTGGGTGCGCCACGGCGGCTGGTATCCCGACCGCAAGCTGCGCCTCTACGACCGGCGCCTGGGTCGGTGGGAAGGCCTGCTCCTGCACGAGCGGTACGAGCTGCAGCCTCATCAGCCGGCACCCCTGCCCCTGGCCGGCGACGCCCTACACTATTCTTACGATTCCGTGGAGCAGCACGTCAGTCAGCTCAACCGCTTCACCAGCATTGCCGCCCATGAGCTCTGGCTGCGGGGTAAGCGCCGCGTTTCCGTGTTTCATCTGCTCCTGAAGCCCTGGTGGAAATTCACGCACGGCTACTTTTTCCGGTTGGGTTTTCTCGATGGATTCGCGGGCCTGAGCATTGCCGTTATTTCGGCCTGGGGCGTGTTTTTGAAGTTCGCCAAGCTCAAAACCAAAGCCGCCGCATGAAAACCTTCCTGATTAGCCGCACCGATGCCATCGGCGACGTGGTGCTGACCTTGCCGGTGGCGGGCCGGTTGAAGCAGCTGTACCCCGGCTGCCGGGTAGTGCTTATTGGGCGCACCTACACTCAGGCTGTAGCCGAAGCCTGTCCGTGGGTTGATGCGTTTCTCAATATTGATGAGTTCCAGCAGCTGACTCCCGCCGGACAGGTAGCCGCCCTGCAGGCCCAGCAGGCCGATGTTATCCTGCACGTATTCCCGAACAAGCTGCTGGCCCGGGCCGCCCGTCAGGCCGGCATTCCGGTCCGCATTGGCACCCGCAACCGGTGGTTTCACTGGCTTACCTGCAACCGCCTGGTAGCCCTGAGCCGGAAAAACTCCCCGCTGCACGAGGCGCAATTGAATCTGCAGCTGCTCCAGCCGCTTACTCAAACCGCCGAGGTGCTACCCCTCACAACGGTGGCAACTCTCGTGCAGCTGGTCCCGGCGGTAGCGCTGCAGCCAGCCCTGCGCGAGCTGCTGGCGGCCCGTTCTCCCGCGCAGTGTAACGTTATTCTGCACCCGCGCAGCCGGGGCAGCGCCCGGGAGTGGGGTTTGGCTCACTTCGGTACGTTGGCTCGCCTGCTCCACCAGGCCGGGCACCGCGTGTTTATCACGGGCACGGCGGCGGAAGGGGAGGCGCTGCGCGACTGGCTGCGGGAGCACCAGCCCTTCATCGCCGCCGACCTTACTGGTACGCTCGCCCTCCCGGAGTTCATTGCCTTCATTGGGGCAGCCGATGGGCTGGTGGCCGGTAGCACGGGGCCCCTGCACCTGGCAGCGGCCCTGGGTCGTCAGGCTCTGGGCCTGTATCCGCCCATCCGGCCCATGCACCCGGGCCGCTGGGCTCCGCTGGGGCCCCACGCCGATTATCTGGTGTTCAACCGCCCCGATTGTGAGGATTGCCGCGCTCAGCCTGCGGCCTGCAGCTGCATCAAAGCCTTGGAGCCCGTGCAGGCATTAGCCCGTATTCAGCACTGGCAAGCCTTGTCGTCTGCTGCTTTCTAAGCTACTTGCCGGCCGAATGACCGTACCAACCACTTCTGCTACTACCCCCACGCCGGTATGGAAGGCTTGGTGGCGCACCGGCCGCCTGTCGCAATACCTGCTGCTGCTGGCCTGTGTGGCGGGGGTAGCCGGGTTACTCACGTCCCGGGCACTGGTAGCCCTCAGCCCGGTGGCAGGGGTGCTGGCCGCGCTAACCGCGCCGCAGCTGCGCCAGCAGCTGCCCCGCTACCTGCGCCTCCGGACCGTGTGGGCGCCGGCCGCGCTCTATGGGCTGCTGCTGCTCAGTAGTCTCTACACCCAGGAGTGGGCTACCTGGCGCC is a genomic window containing:
- a CDS encoding glycosyltransferase family 2 protein translates to MPQVPLSVVIITFNEEANIARCLEAARPIADELLVVDSFSTDGTVEICQKLGARVIQHAFAGYVEQKNYATQQARHDYVLQLDADEVLTEELRQSIQAARQNWQGAGYTLARLTNYCGSWVRHGGWYPDRKLRLYDRRLGRWEGLLLHERYELQPHQPAPLPLAGDALHYSYDSVEQHVSQLNRFTSIAAHELWLRGKRRVSVFHLLLKPWWKFTHGYFFRLGFLDGFAGLSIAVISAWGVFLKFAKLKTKAAA
- a CDS encoding glycosyltransferase family 9 protein, translating into MKTFLISRTDAIGDVVLTLPVAGRLKQLYPGCRVVLIGRTYTQAVAEACPWVDAFLNIDEFQQLTPAGQVAALQAQQADVILHVFPNKLLARAARQAGIPVRIGTRNRWFHWLTCNRLVALSRKNSPLHEAQLNLQLLQPLTQTAEVLPLTTVATLVQLVPAVALQPALRELLAARSPAQCNVILHPRSRGSAREWGLAHFGTLARLLHQAGHRVFITGTAAEGEALRDWLREHQPFIAADLTGTLALPEFIAFIGAADGLVAGSTGPLHLAAALGRQALGLYPPIRPMHPGRWAPLGPHADYLVFNRPDCEDCRAQPAACSCIKALEPVQALARIQHWQALSSAAF